A part of Fervidobacterium thailandense genomic DNA contains:
- the rpmG gene encoding 50S ribosomal protein L33: MRVQIGLKCEECGSRNYYTTKEKSKKDKLRLRKYCPKCNKHTFHSETKV; this comes from the coding sequence ATGAGGGTTCAGATCGGACTCAAGTGCGAGGAATGCGGATCACGCAACTACTACACCACGAAAGAGAAGAGCAAAAAGGATAAGCTGAGACTTAGAAAGTACTGTCCAAAGTGCAACAAACACACATTCCACAGCGAAACGAAGGTTTAA
- the secE gene encoding preprotein translocase subunit SecE has translation MWEKLKKFFTEVKAEAKKTTWPNREELITSTGVVLFILLVTSVYLFLVDLLFAGTLGALLRRF, from the coding sequence ATGTGGGAAAAACTGAAGAAATTTTTCACAGAAGTTAAAGCGGAAGCGAAGAAGACAACGTGGCCGAACAGGGAAGAACTAATCACATCGACAGGTGTTGTTTTGTTTATTCTCTTGGTTACGAGTGTTTATCTCTTCCTTGTTGATTTGCTCTTTGCTGGAACACTTGGTGCGTTGCTTAGACGATTCTGA